A region from the uncultured Bacteroides sp. genome encodes:
- a CDS encoding arabinan endo-1,5-alpha-L-arabinosidase, which yields MRRPYLFAMICVATLLSCSKPSLFKISSSPNPWVDDYSSFSGMEHYRSWGTYNVHDPACKKFGDYYYMYSTDAIYAKRMERTKERQAPPGYIQVRRSKDLVHWEFVGWAFPEIPQEAVEWVRSNADGRGATNIWAPYIIKYKSIYRLYYCVSAFGRKASYIGLAESDSPEGPWLQRGCVLKTNDDTPMNAIDPSVIADPDTGKWWMCYGSFFGGLYCVQLNPATGLVKEAADRGHLIARRANYRKDNLEAPEIVYNPELKKYFLFVSYDPLMTTYNIRVGRSDSPEGPFVDYTGQVLADTTNNFPILTAPYRFDHHPGWAGTGHCGVYREENGCFFMFHQARLSPENQLMVLHVRQVFFNADGWPVVSPERYAASLTHKFQHADLVGKWEIIRIKEPQHERNLEAGQIQQGDVRLKENEQNLSSHYYLKKDGTVSDKGSWIFNSDKQLLEIKLGDEVVKNLIIFAGHDWENATETILFTGLDSTGRSVWGKLVK from the coding sequence ATGCGGAGACCTTATTTGTTTGCCATGATTTGTGTGGCGACTCTTCTTTCTTGCAGCAAGCCGTCACTTTTTAAAATTTCTTCTTCACCCAATCCTTGGGTAGATGACTATTCTTCCTTTTCTGGAATGGAGCATTATCGTTCGTGGGGGACTTATAACGTGCACGATCCTGCCTGTAAAAAGTTTGGCGACTATTATTACATGTATTCTACAGATGCCATTTATGCTAAAAGGATGGAAAGAACAAAAGAGAGGCAAGCGCCTCCGGGCTACATACAAGTTCGCCGATCAAAAGATCTGGTTCACTGGGAGTTTGTAGGTTGGGCGTTTCCCGAAATTCCTCAAGAGGCTGTTGAGTGGGTACGCAGCAATGCCGATGGAAGAGGGGCGACTAATATTTGGGCTCCATACATTATTAAATATAAAAGCATTTACAGGCTCTATTATTGTGTTTCGGCTTTTGGGCGCAAAGCCTCGTATATAGGGTTGGCAGAATCCGATAGTCCCGAAGGGCCTTGGTTGCAGAGGGGATGTGTGCTTAAAACAAACGATGATACTCCCATGAATGCCATTGATCCGAGTGTAATAGCCGACCCGGATACGGGGAAATGGTGGATGTGCTACGGTTCTTTCTTTGGCGGTTTGTATTGTGTGCAGTTAAATCCGGCAACAGGGTTGGTCAAAGAAGCGGCGGACAGAGGGCACTTAATAGCCCGCAGGGCGAATTATAGAAAAGATAATCTGGAAGCGCCGGAAATAGTCTACAATCCCGAACTCAAAAAATACTTTTTGTTTGTGTCTTACGATCCGTTGATGACAACCTACAACATACGCGTGGGGCGCTCCGATTCTCCGGAAGGGCCGTTTGTTGATTATACAGGGCAGGTTCTGGCCGATACAACGAATAACTTCCCCATACTCACCGCACCCTATCGGTTCGACCATCATCCAGGATGGGCGGGTACGGGTCATTGTGGAGTATATAGAGAAGAAAACGGATGCTTTTTTATGTTTCATCAGGCGAGACTTTCACCGGAAAATCAGTTGATGGTGTTACATGTGCGGCAAGTCTTTTTTAATGCCGATGGATGGCCTGTCGTTTCACCCGAACGTTATGCAGCCAGTCTGACTCATAAGTTTCAGCATGCCGATCTGGTTGGAAAGTGGGAAATAATACGTATAAAAGAGCCTCAACATGAAAGAAATCTGGAAGCAGGGCAAATACAGCAGGGAGATGTACGTTTAAAAGAGAATGAGCAAAATTTATCTTCTCATTATTATTTAAAGAAGGACGGAACAGTGAGTGATAAGGGCAGTTGGATTTTTAACAGTGACAAACAATTGTTGGAAATTAAATTAGGAGATGAAGTTGTTAAAAATCTGATTATCTTTGCGGGACACGATTGGGAAAACGCAACGGAAACAATTCTTTTTACCGGATTGGATAGTACCGGTCGTTCTGTTTGGGGAAAGTTAGTGAAGTGA